In the Populus trichocarpa isolate Nisqually-1 chromosome 1, P.trichocarpa_v4.1, whole genome shotgun sequence genome, GCATGCATGGGAGGTATTCGCGCCCTTAAGACGATGTGTGCATCGCctccaaacattaaaaaaataccctttCGCCATGTCGTTGAAAGATACATTATGTCCTCTTTCTGTTGGTGAAGCGTGTGTTATCTATAAAACTTTCCTTCCTTTTGTCcttattctctctctccttccctGAAAATTACAACTTAGCCCTTTTGGTTgttgatattttcattttaatccttattctctctctccttccctgaaaattacaatttagcccttttggttgttgatattttcattttaatccttattcttttgatatcttttttttttgtattagctcttttgtagaagttttatctgtttttaatttcatcattcaattttaatttatcaaatatcatattttctagagtggtcctcattctttggatttctatcatttttgtaaaagttttaatggtttttaatttcatctttcaattcaaattgatggtattatatttttcaatttagtccttgttgttttaatttctattttttttctcagccCTTTTGtgaaagttattattcttttcaatttcaccctttaattacaaaattgttttgattttttatgtcaattttgatccccattctttttagtttttttgtccttttactaaattattttttttcaattaaacataaaaattatttttttattttagttttgatcctcattattttaattgttattttttaaaattaatttgtatatatttttttaattttatccttcaatactTAATCGATTGGGAATtggacttcatttttttttccagattggGTGCTTCAGGTCCACTAACTTGGGTCACGagcttgaaaagttaacatgttttttttttttttaaaaaaatactttataattcttttgattttttttatcgggttattCCAATCACATGATTTGGATAACAAGTTTAATAAAACATCTTAAATTAACTTAACTCTAATTAATAGTTTATCATGAtcagttttttaaatatgtttttaactcaatttcaaatcatgaacattattttttatacaaaaaaaaaaaaaaaagaagaaaaagtccAGCTTTGCAAAGAATCGCAGGAACGAAGGCTAGGAAACACAAAACCCATCTACAAAATTGTATACAATCCCCAGGAGCATAAGTCTagatgcattgttttttttttgttttttttgactaaaacaatattattttgattttttttaaaaattgatccGACCGACCcgatgacccggtcaaaacccggaacccgagcCTTGAACCGGATCGAATCTTAAAACTATGCCAAGAGCATAAGTCTAGatgcattgttttttcttttattttcttctgttCTTAAACATGCCAAGACTCGAGAGCAATCTTTCAacacaaaacaataatatatataaagttgaTTTAAGGAGTGTGTATCCAATAGTGGTATTTATTTATCGAAGTAGATTTGagtctcaatcaatctaattttattaatttcaatataaatggATAGAACACCTCCATTGTATAGAGATTTTAGAAtgagacagaaaataaataaataaaggattgGATAGAAGGGAGAGCCGGGATTTGATTGAGAGGAAACGGTGCGTTCTACCGCTGGCATAAAATGGCAGGCATGCCTCTTGGTCTCTACTCTCTGTAGCAGAAGGGCAAAGAATCAGCGAAGTTAGGGCCGGGcttcctccctccctccctcttcaaACGCAACCTTCTTCTTTTCCTGTGACCGATAAATTAACCGGATTTTGTATCTGCAGTTTCGACCTCGTTTTCTCAAGATCTTCctttctcgatttttttttttcttatctttgcGGTTAACCGAAGTGCATACCAACTGTTCAACAATTTGCCTAAACGAATTTGTCTCATCACTCCTTTCCATTTCTCTAAAcgcaaagcaaaacaaatttaaaggaCACCGACACTCCTTTATGAAGAGAGATGTTGAATAGAGTCTCAAGGCGCTGCTTTTgcactgctgctgctgctcccaCAACACCATCGCCTTGGCTCTTTGTTGGGTTGGGAAATCCCGGCGAGAAATTCAAAGGAACTCGACACAATGCATGTATCAAAATCTCGAAGAACGCCGATGAGATTTAGcttcttttactatttttttgacTCAAACTTGGATGGATGCAGGTGGGTTTTGAGATGATTGATGCATTTGCTGGGTCACTAGGGATTTCTATGAATATACCTCTTTGTAAAGCTCTTTTTGGAGAAGGTGGTTTTGTCCCAAAGCATGTCCTTGTGGTTCatttctttgcttctttttgAAAAGATACGAACTTTATCTATGTGGAAGTACTAATACAGGTTTGGTAATTTCAGGGTTTGTTGGTGACGCACCTGTTCTTCTTGCGAAGCCTCAAACCTACATGAATCTGAGTGGTGAATCAGTGAGTGAATCATCcacataattttctttttccatggtataaattaaaaaaaaaaggttcaatttTGATGGATATTGCTTGTCTCTACTGTAATCAATAGTTTCTAGgaatataaaatttttgtttggaggaatttaattaatcttcacataacttgtagtatatattttttctgttcAAATGCAGGCAGGACCGCTTGCTGCTTACTATAAGCTACCTCTTAATCGTGTTATTGTGGTAAGTTTGCTCTCATTATCCACTATTCTTCCCTTCACGGGGTACTGAAGGATGATGGAAGTATTTTTCTTTACTGATGTTGTCTAAGTTGTGCAACTATAGTTTCATGACGACATGGAGTTGCCATGTGGAGTGCTTCGACTTCAAGAGAAAGGAGGTCATGGATGCCACAGAGGGTATGGACCGTGAAGTCTTGTGTATTTATTCCCAGGATTAGAATTTGCAGATAGTCGTGTAAAGAATGTACGATTTCTTTTACTGAAAGAGCATGTTTGAGATAAATAGAAATGGTTGATGAGCACCATGTCAGTGCAACCTCCaagaattcaattaaaaatgaaatgatggACAGAGTATCATGGAGTGATAAAGCCATGCCCTGTGTacatttgaaataatatttgtttgcaattttttattattatttcaactGCTGTTTGCGCTCTTGCAGTAGTTTTAAGTCCTAACTAAGGCTTTTAGTCTGGTTCCTCAGCCAATATTGATGTTGCTGTTGATGTGACTACAGGAGGCTGCATAATCAGTGGAGCTTTTATGGCTCAGGGTTaacccctgttttttttttttccaaaacatttTTTGTGCTTTTGGAAGTATTGTGTGAGCATAATGTTTTATTCCTTTTCGTTAACCAGTTTGAAGAGTGTGATCAACCATTTTCGAGGGAACAGAGAATTTGCTCGACTAAGAATCGGTTAGTGTGAAACCTCAGTTGGCATTGATTTGCTTCCTAACTTCCTTCTAAAGGCCAAATCTCTTATCGTTCTTCTTAGGAATTGGGAGGCCTCCTGGCCAAATGGATCCCAAGGCTTTCTTGCTGCAGAAGTTCAATGCAACAGCTCGAGAACGAGTAAGTTTGTAGTTCCAAATTTTCATAATAAGGTTCGTTTGGATTTGGCTTATATTTATCTGTTTGTCATTGGTTCATACACATTTTTCTAGTTAGAATGACATCTTTTCATTCCTCATGGTGTTGTGTGCTGTTGTTGGACAAGATTGATGCTGCCTTACCAGAGGGGGTTGTTGCATTAAGGTGCATCTTATTTGAAGGCTTGACAAGAACTGCAAGATGGTTCAACCAGGAACAGAAGTACAAGTATATAAGATCGGAAACCATGTCGACATAACAAACTCAAGGATTAGCTTTTTCTGACATTTACATGTAGAAGCGCCCCAATTCTTATCTAATGGGAAATCCTTTCATAATTGTAAGGTATATGTTTTCTTGAGCATTCTTTTGATAGTGTGATTGTATTATCAATATAACCAAACTCTTCCACCTTGCTCAAACAGTTTAGGGCCTTCATGTTCACTGGTATGCGATGAGGATTCCTTCTTTTGCTAGAAACATGTGTGTGAATCCTGCATTACGTGCGCCTGTGTGTTCCTCAGGTGTTTTCCTTTATTGTAGCTCAAGTGCTCACAACTCTCACCCACGATCCCTCTCCCTGAAGAGGATGTCTCGGGTTCAAGTTTTTCCttggtaacaaaaaaacaaaaacagaattgAATGTCTGTCCCCATTTTTTTTAGTCGACTGCCGCTTTGGGTTCCCTTTTCTTGTGTCGGGCAGgcccaatatttttgtttcataggAGGCCGGGCTCAATATATAGTTGGACCAACTCTCCCGACTTTTAAACTGAAACTAGGCCATCTTGAGAAAGGAAAAGAGCAGTCAGAAAACCGAGGGTCAATCCTTGACCTCGAAGTCTAATTTGAGTTGAGATTTATTTaaaactgttttgttttttaatcaaaataaaatcatttcaagttttttttttttttaaaatatagttggTGTTGATTGATGACCCGTGGGTTAACTTGCCGGCCAGGTGAACTCCTAGGTTAGGTCTAAGAGAAAAAAGGGTTCTTAATTTTGAATGTTTGTTGGCAGAAAATTTCAAAGTTGGGTTTCTTATCTTATATAATTTCTTTGGAAAAGCCTAACTGGATAATTTCTTGTAGTTTTCAGCTCTCGAGTCACCGTCCTTTGTAGTAGAAATTGTCGTGCTTGTCAGAAATTTATAAAAGCTAGCTGGTTACAAGATATATATGACCTTTAACAGGTTTCCCATGGTGCAAAAACTCTTGTCGTAGGTAGCATGCGTGCAACAAACAAATGCAGCTTCTTAAACCAAGGCAGAGCCCCGTCCCAATATTGCAGCCCACAACTTGATAGAAATCTGTGGAGTCATTAATTGGAATGTAAAATTATTCTTAGAAATTCATCTAGCAGTGTCGATCTTTTCACTTACAAtattgtttgaatttgattttgttatttaccaaatcaaatttatatgaCATAGCAGATTCATCCATTATCTAATTAATTTGGTTCTAACATGActggataatatatatatatatatatatatatacaacataTTCTAAATGATGCGGGGGAATCACTGTTTCCCTAAACACAaaatagtaatccacagtgcttttctttttttttctttctaacttttttcttttttctttttattttcgtttttttttaaaaaattactttttttttcaactttcctattttttctttttttttcatttattttttttaaaattattttttttattttactttttaaatattgatatgattaaaaaaaaaaaatcaaccccaAACCCTTTAGCAGACAAACCCTGGCCAACAACTATGGTTAGAAGAAGGATGTTCATGGTAACCTAAATTTATGTAGATGCAAGCATCACTCAATTAGTGAGCTACCAGAACTTCTGTGGCAGAAACACAAAGGAGAAGAGTGGTTATCACGTGCGCACCTCATTCCTAACTCCTCAAGATGAGGTGAGCCTGTGCGGGCTCCATTCTCGGCACTACTTCCTACTTCTTGGAACTATTACAGTCCCACTCGCACATGCACATCCACTCTCTCCGACTCTCGATGCTAcggaaaacaaacaaaaaagctcaatttttttcaaaaataatccTCTCATTAATTTCAGTGTTTTATTCTCTCCCCTCTCTCCTTGTTCTATCCAAGAAAAGAATCTGCTAGCTAGCTTATAGTTGctagtcaaaagaaaatatgtcaTGGAGTGGAGCCTGAATTAGGACTCTGTTCATAACAATGCATGGTTGTTGACAACTCTATCTCTATATGTTCTCTGCCATTTATTTGTTGTACAATCCATACGACATACTTGAATTTGTTGAAAGTGGATGGTAGTAATAATCTTACATATAGTACAATAGCAAATAGCATCCATTCGTTTCTAAAATCTTTATCcattcataatttaaataaaaaactttccaTCTCCaattaataagaaatttaaattcatatatCCTCTAgcttgattaataatttttttaatagactgATTCTGCATACCATACTTCTAACAAATCATCATTAATTGATCATTAATggcaatttaatttcttttaacccTAATAATCCAGCcaacatcaaaacaaatatcccattttgttgattatattaatATGCAAGTACacacataaatataattaaattgaaaatcaaatcatatcaaATGAATGATAATTCTATAGATGGATGAATATTAGGGTGTCGTCACATGCACTCCCCTTGTAAGGCGATTGCCTATTTATCAGTATCTTTCCTATTCCACATTAAACCCAACAAACCTCACACCGTCTGATCCCAAGAAGAAATTACtctcaacacaaaaaaaaaaaaaaaaaaaagaagaagaagaagaagaagaagagagaagagtcCCCTAACCTACCCTACCCTCATCCTCCTCCTTTCTATCCATCAAACCTCAAGCTCATCATATCATCATCACACGACATTCTACATATACACATATACAACATCCTAGATATTACTACaactcaaaaaacaaatatagaaagaaaacaagaaaaaggtaGGTAAGCTAAAGCTTAGTTGAACCCATCGATATATCGAGTATACTTCCAATACATTATTAATCAAGATGAGAAAGCCAACTTCAGCTACAACAGCAGAATCAGCAGCAAAGACCACCCCATGCTGCATCAAGGTAGGGTTAAAGAGAGGACCGTGGACACCAGAAGAAGATGAACTCCTTGTTAACTATATCAAGAAAGAAGGTGAAGGTCGGTGGCGAACTTTACCCAAGAAAGCCGGTCTCCTCCGCTGTGGCAAGAGCTGCCGTCTCCGCTGGATGAACTACCTCCGCCCTTCTGTTAAACGTGGCCAGATCGCCGATGATGAAGAAGATCTCATTCTCCGCCTCCATCGACTCCTAGGCAATAGGTAATTACATATACTATATATCCCACACAGGAATTAAGACAAATACAAATATTTGTATcggttaattttgtttttagtctttttttaatacaatctTTTTCTGGGTTTGTCTTAAATTCCTTTTTTCTGAATTGGGTCTCtttcttttagggttttgtttttttggtttagttAGTATAGCTAGCTAGTTTTAGGGTTTCACTGTATATATGTTGTGGATTGCTCGTGAAAGAGATttccttcactttttttttgttcttattagAGTTTGGTCAATTAACATTCGAGCTGGTTTTGATCCATGTATAATTTACGTGAGCTCtctcttcaattattttatagcTAGTTTAGCTCGAAACCTGCATGAATCTGGTTTTCAATGAATCATGTGCTTGAATCTTGTAAACGATCTGTGTTCTTAAATTTCACCTTCTTCTTCGTTCAAGATTTGAGCTAGAAAGGAAATGTATATCACTTTACTTTGAACAAATTTTAGCTAGATCTTAGCTTGGACTAGCTACTTGTGTTGATTTGGTCAATGGGTTGTTTCTTTAGGTGGTCATTGATAGCTGGGAGAATTCCAGGGCGTACAGATAATGAAATAAAGAATTACTGGAACACGCACCTGAGTAAGAAGCTGATAAGCCAGGGAATTGATCCAAGAACCCATAAGCCTCTCAatcctcaatcttttgatcaATCAAAACCTTCTTTGTCGAAGGCGAATCTGCACCAAGCACGCCTAAAAGAACCTATTAAGAATATTGTTTCTTCTGGTTTGGAAGAAGCTACTAGTGGCAGTACTCGCATAATCAACAGAGAGAATGagtattttcaaaacaacattAATGCCCACCTCGATGATCAGTATCACGCCGACCATTTTATTGCAAGTCATGGCTATACAAGTTTGCTGAATTATGATGGTACTTCTGGGATGGATTTGAAAGGCGATCAAAGTCTTGGTATTGGAGAAGCTGATCAAGATATCAATTCCGGCACCGACGATGTGTTTTCGTTCCTCAATTCACTCATAAATGAGGAGGCTTTGCAACAACATCAAATCCTTAATGTGCCTAATGTGAATTGTGCACCACCCAGTTCAGATCCTTTTGTTTCAATTGCTGCCACAACATTTGGACTCGGAACTGGCTGGGAATCTACTCTCATGTCTTCTGCTTTTAACCAAAATGAATCCAAATAGGGTTTATCATGACCATGTTGAGTAGTCTATCATAGTCATCTATGCTTCTATTAAGCTATGAAATTACAGTTGGTAATCAgtttacaaaaacataaaaaaaaatgccagGATTTGGTTTGTTAATTATGTATTAACTCTATCTACTGTTATTGTTCTACATCAGCATCCTGTTTATCTTTCGCTGTTGTGTTGTATTTGTAAGAACATGaatgaataatttgttcttgTATCCAAAATCTTGGCCAAATTAACAATGTATGATATTATAGATTTGTGTGCATGTGGATatctttcatttcataattataGTTCTTATGATTGCAAGTCAGCTTGTATCAAATCTCTCTTGAAATCAAATAGagatagtataaaaaaatatactctgGTGAAACATAGGTGCAACCGTACGTAGTGCACTGTTTTGTCAAACGGACACTAGGTTGTTCAACCAATTATTgttcaaatcaaagaaaagaaaaggtacgcacttcaaagaaatattttcattatCCATGGATCCTACTTCTTAGATGCTATGCTAAATATGGGAGGAATTTATATTGTAATATTTTCCATTTCCTGATTTTTAGACatcaattttttgttgattcACAGATAgatggataaaaattaaaaataaacatgctatAATTTCAAATGTAGTAACTAAATTTATATTGGAGAATTAAGGGAGGGAGTGTATTCATATTTTCAAGAATATTAATCACCACAGCATCTATCCCTTCGTGTATGCATGTGAAAATAGAAGTATATATAATGatttatacatttaattaatattgttaaatcAATCATGTAGCTCGAGCTTCATTTAAACAGGAATCTAGGTATTTGAACCTTGAAACTCCCAATCTCTCATAAAAAAACTGTAATTAGGTTCACAAATCCAACCTCCAAACAAGTTACTAAGATATGTACTTGAACTTTTTTGCATGTTGGTTCAATGATAGAACCATAAGCGAATGTTGGACACTCTAAGTAATTGCTATGAGATGCTCAATGATAGTAATTAAAGCTGTTACCTTCTCTGGATTGATGAGAACTTGAGAGAGAACCTGGTGTTTGGAGCGCTTTCCATGCTAGCATGGTCACAGATTATCAAGAACACTTTGTTGGTGTTTTGTTCAACAAAGATACATCAATAAGTTTTAACACCTCGTAACTTGGTTTTTGAGGTTGTATATTGATCAGTACCATCTACAACGGTTGATGAAAGGTAATGCAAAGATGTGGACAGATTAAAAAGCATGAGCTAGCAATTGAGTTCACCTAATGCTATATAAGAACATGAAGACTCCAAAAAGGCAACagatgattgttttttctttgttttggcgGTTACAAGACGATGattgttaattaatatgatGGAAGAAAAGACCATTATTCTCGCTCGAGTAATTAATATCACTATGAGAGCACGTACGATAGTCTCCCATTTAAGAATATTACCAAAGTTTAGAGTCATGTATGTAAGATCTACCACTTGTTAGATTCAgcattttcttgtatttattgttttataatttattgtatttattgttttagaaTAGAAAAGATAGATTAacttcaaaatttttgaaaaatttattttatattttcatttttgttttatacaatAATCAAACacaagtttttgaaattttgaaactaaTTTGGAATGGACTGTTTTAGGATCATGAAAAGCAAGACTACAAAGTTAGTTTATTGTGAACGTAATCGATCAGAAGGctctagctagctagccagCTTCTATTTCAGATCAAGTTGATCAGTGACATCGCAGCATTATACATTTATGCATGCAATCAGACTTTCTGCTCACCTATCAACTACGTTCTGATGCTATAAATGTGTAATATTGTACGCTTGCAACTCGCAAAAGTTAAATCAATGGTGATTGGGCTTCCCATGCATGCAGACTACTCATGTGATCCTCTACTTTCTACGCACCTTAATTTGACATATCTTACTTCAGTCTGATTGTATCTGAAAATTGCTTGACGTTCTGTGCATGCACATGAGGCATATATATAGTGTGTACATTATACATGTGGCCTATATATAACATGTATTTAAGATTACTACCTGCATATGCCATATACTATTGTACATACCACGTAATTGTTTCTAcgaaaattaagaattaacatgttaattttgaTTGTTTGATATTCTCTAGGCATTCTAAACTTTCCTAtgtcttaattatatatatatatattgtctaaCTCATTCAGATTTCATACAAATTTTCcaacaattaaatgaaaacGAGGGCCTTAAGGTTACAAATTATGCATCCTTTAATTAACATACATGTGATTTGATGTTCCATATCAAATTCACACAAGATCCTTAAACTAGGATATATATGATCATACGAGGTAGAGTCCTCAATTCTACAGAGAATGCTTTCAGTACATGCATGTGATTAGTTGTTCAGTtgaatgtaatatatatatagatgaagGAAATATAATTTGGGTTTGTAATATTGCCAAAGATCAATGAATATGAGGACATGTTTGGGAATGTGGACATAGCTGCATGCGGTGCAACCCACTTTCCCAGCACTGAATAACTTAAATCTTGGATCTATAAATACACGAGATCTTATTATAAATGTTTTGATGATATCTTTGAGATTTCTTAAAGAGATTGAAGatacttaatttaaatattgataggAAAATATCCCTACTcgttatttttcataatataaagAACTATCTTGGGTGGAGAAAACACTTACTAGTCGCACATTGGATGAGATTTGAGTACATGCATGGGGTAGACAGACATGCTGCATAAACGTTGCCCTCTACATTCAATTGTCTCGACAGTACATCACATGTGGTTGCAAATTCAGCCTCctgaaaaacatgaagaaagtAAGAGCATCAAGAAACCTAGCTGCAGTCGCAGGTAAGCAGATTGTAAGAATTCAGGCAATTAATATATGATGCAGCCATGCATGTCTGTTTTCTTAAGGAGTTTCCAAACGCTCTTTAATTAGTCAAGTAAATTCCATGCATTAAAAACAAACCAAGTACCCAACACTGAACTTAGATTTGTAATAGGGCCAGCAGTCTGTAGTCTACCTCTCTTGGATTGTCATGGGCTCGAGGATATGGGTCTTTTTTCCAGTCCGAGCTTAACCGAAATCTCATTTGTTTCCTAGCTAACAACCAATCCCAAGGTCAGTTTCTGAGTCTTCTCTCTTCTAACATTCAAACCAGGTTTCGAATTCCACCCAAGAAATAATCACGATCGCAAATCTCCACcccaaaagatttttatttaaaaatatacattaattaaagaataatataaaatcattcttAATTAGAATTCCACCTCACACAATAAATAGTTTAACCTTCTGCATTGAACCGGTTGTGTGAGAAACTCAATCGATCTTGACTGATAGTTTGATTCATATTCCTACCCCCTCTCCGTCGActttaaacataattttcttataacacACCAACAAATGGACGACTTAGCCTCtccattttaaatatttatagctAGGAAGATGCATATAACTAACAGTCAGAACCATTAGCAATTATATTAC is a window encoding:
- the LOC7457700 gene encoding peptidyl-tRNA hydrolase, mitochondrial isoform X3, whose protein sequence is MLNRVSRRCFCTAAAAPTTPSPWLFVGLGNPGEKFKGTRHNVGFEMIDAFAGSLGISMNIPLCKALFGEGFVGDAPVLLAKPQTYMNLSGESAGPLAAYYKLPLNRVIVFHDDMELPCGVLRLQEKGGHGCHRGLKSVINHFRGNREFARLRIGIGRPPGQMDPKAFLLQKFNATARERVSL
- the LOC7457700 gene encoding peptidyl-tRNA hydrolase, mitochondrial isoform X4, whose translation is MLNRVSRRCFCTAAAAPTTPSPWLFVGLGNPGEKFKGTRHNVGFEMIDAFAGSLGISMNIPLCKALFGEGFVGDAPVLLAKPQTYMNLSGESAGPLAAYYKLPLNRVIVFHDDMELPCGVLRLQEKGGHGCHRGLKSVINHFRGNREFARLRIGIGRPPGQMDPKAFLLQKFNATARERLE
- the LOC7457700 gene encoding peptidyl-tRNA hydrolase, mitochondrial isoform X1, giving the protein MLNRVSRRCFCTAAAAPTTPSPWLFVGLGNPGEKFKGTRHNVGFEMIDAFAGSLGISMNIPLCKALFGEGFVGDAPVLLAKPQTYMNLSGESAGPLAAYYKLPLNRVIVFHDDMELPCGVLRLQEKGGHGCHRGLKSVINHFRGNREFARLRIGIGRPPGQMDPKAFLLQKFNATARERIDAALPEGVVALRCILFEGLTRTARWFNQEQKYKYIRSETMST
- the LOC7457700 gene encoding peptidyl-tRNA hydrolase, mitochondrial isoform X2: MHVGFEMIDAFAGSLGISMNIPLCKALFGEGFVGDAPVLLAKPQTYMNLSGESAGPLAAYYKLPLNRVIVFHDDMELPCGVLRLQEKGGHGCHRGLKSVINHFRGNREFARLRIGIGRPPGQMDPKAFLLQKFNATARERIDAALPEGVVALRCILFEGLTRTARWFNQEQKYKYIRSETMST
- the LOC7483247 gene encoding transcription repressor MYB5; amino-acid sequence: MRKPTSATTAESAAKTTPCCIKVGLKRGPWTPEEDELLVNYIKKEGEGRWRTLPKKAGLLRCGKSCRLRWMNYLRPSVKRGQIADDEEDLILRLHRLLGNRWSLIAGRIPGRTDNEIKNYWNTHLSKKLISQGIDPRTHKPLNPQSFDQSKPSLSKANLHQARLKEPIKNIVSSGLEEATSGSTRIINRENEYFQNNINAHLDDQYHADHFIASHGYTSLLNYDGTSGMDLKGDQSLGIGEADQDINSGTDDVFSFLNSLINEEALQQHQILNVPNVNCAPPSSDPFVSIAATTFGLGTGWESTLMSSAFNQNESK